The sequence CGAAGCTGCTCGGGCTGGTGATCTGGCTGGCGTTACTCGGCGCGTACTGGTACTATGTGCGCGTCAGTGGCCTCACGCCGTTGCAGACGGTGCAACGGCTGGTCGAGTTTCTGGCGGGCAACCCGCTGGGTGTGCTTGTCTACGTGCTGCTGTATATGCTGCGGCCCGTGCTGTTCTTTCCGGCCACGCTGCTGACGCTGGCCGCCGGCTATCTGTACGGGCCATTCTACGGGATAGCCATCGTGATCGTAGCCAGCAACCTTTCAGCCATGGTGGCCTATTTCATTGGACGCTTCTTTGGCGCTGGCATCGTGGACCGGTCATCGGGCAGTGGTGCTCTGCAACAATATACCGAGCGCATGCGCCAGAACAGCTTCGAAACTGTGCTGATTCTGCGCTTCCTGTTCCTGCCCTATGACCTGGTGAGTTACTTCTCCGGCTTCCTGCGGGTTGAATGGAAAGGCTTTCTGCTGGCGACGGCCCTGGGCAGTATCCCGGGGACGATTTCCTTTGTCATGTTCGGCGCAGCCATCGAGGGCGGGTTCACGGGTGAACTGCCGCGCCTGAACCCCGGGTCCCTGGCAGTGGCGGCAGCGATGTTCGTCGTTAGTATTGGCCTGTCGCGCTGGTTCAAGCGCCGCGAGGCCCGCCGCGAACCTTTGACATCTGAAGGGGTCTCATGAACAGCCAAAAAAAACAAACTGCCGAACACCAGCGCCTGGCCGATTCGGAGGCGCGGCAGGCCGATTGGAAGCACTGGGGTCCCTACGTCAGCGACCGTGCCTGGGGCACGGTGCGAGAGGACTATAGCCCGGGTGGCAGGGTCTGGCAGTACTTTCCCCACGATCACGCCCGCAGCCGCGCCTACCGCTGGAACGAGGATGGCCTGGGCGGCTTCAGCAACCGCTTCCAGAACCTGGTGCTGGCCGTGGCGCTGTGGAACGAACACGATCCGATTCTCAAGGAGCGCCTGTTCGGTGTGACCGGTAACGAGGGCAACCACGGCGAGGATGTCAAGGAATACTACTTTTACCTGGATGGCACGCCCACCCACACCTACCAGAAGATGCTTTACAAGTACCCGCAGGTCGAGTACCCCTACGGGCGGCTGGTGGAAGAGAACCGGCGGCGGGGCAAACATGAGCCGGAGTTTGAGTTGATCGACGCGCTGCGGGAGGTGTTTGAGCAAGGGCGCTATTTCGACATCTTCATCGAGTACGCCAAAGCGGGCCAAGAGGATATCCTGTGCCGCATCACCGCCGTCAACCGCGGGCCGCATCCGGCTCCGATCCACATCCTGCCCCACCTGTGGTTCCGCAACACCTGGACATGGCGCCAGGGTAAGCCACGGCCGGAGTTGCGCGCCGTGGCGCAAAATGCAGCGCAGGTGGAGGCCCCGCACCTGGGGCCGCGCTGGTGGTACGCCCGCCGGGGCGATCCCTTTGCGCAGCACCCCGCGGCGTCAACGGAGCGGGCTGCGGGCACAGAGGCGCCGCTGCTACTGTTCACCGAGAACGAGACCAACGCCGAACGCCTGTTTGGCCATGCCAGTGCCACAGCGTATGTCAAGGACGGAATCAACGATGCCGTGGTACATGGCCACCTGGATCGGGTCAATCCTGAACAACGCGGCTCAAAGGTGGCGGCTCACTTCCAGGCCGTGGTACCGCCGGGTGAGACGTTCATGGTGCATGTGCGTTTCACCGACACCCCCGCCGAGGTGCCCTTCGCTGACTTCGACGCCATCTTTGCCCGGCGCATCGCCGAGGCGGATGAATTCTACGCGGTCATTGCGTCCCCAGGCTTGAGCGAGGACGAGCGCCTGGTGCAGCGTCAGGCTTTGGCCGGCATCACCTGGAGCAAGCAGTTCTACCACTACAGCGTGGAGCGCTGGATGGATGGCGACCCCGGCCAGGCGCAGCCGCCTGCCGGGCGCCTTGATGGTCGCAACACCGGGTGGCGCCATCTCTACGCACTGGACGTGCTGTCCATGCCCGATAAATGGGAGTACCCCTGGTTCGCGGCCTGGGATCTGGCGTTTCACGCGGTTCCCATCGCCATGATCGACTCCGAATGGGCCAAGCGGCAACTCCTCCTGTTGCTGCGCGAGTGGTACATGCACCCCAACGGGCAGATCCCTGGCTATGAATGGAATTTCAGCGACGTGAACCCGCCGGTGCACGCCTGGGCAGCGCTGCAAGTCTATCGGATCGACCGCGAGCAGCGCGGCGAGGGGGACGCCGATTTTCTGGAGCGGGTCTTTCACAAGCTGCTGCTCAACTTCACCTGGTGGGTCAACCGGGTGGACGCCGACGACCGCAACGTATTCCAGGGTGGCTTTCTGGGCCTGGACAACATCGGCCTGTTCGACCGCAGCGCCCCTCTGCCCACCGGCGGCCATATCGAGCAGACCGATGGTACAGCCTGGATGGCGATGTTCAGCCTCAACATGCTGGCCATCAGCCTGGAGTTGGCGCGCACCCGGCCCGCCTACGAGGACGTAGCAACCAAGTTCTTCGAGCACTTTATCTACATCGCCGATGCTTTCTACAACCTGGGTGATGCCGATGTCAGCTTGTGGGATGAGGAAGACGGCTTTTTCTACAACGTACTGCACATGCCCGACGGCAGATTCACCCAGGTCAAGGTGCGCTCCTTCGTGGGCCTGCTGCCGCTGCTGGCAGTGGAGACGCTGGAGCCCGAGATTCTGGAGCGTCTGCCGCGCTTTCGCCGTCGCCTGGAGTGGTTTCTACGCTACCGCCCGGGTTTGATCGCCAACGTCGCCTCTCTCACTGAAAAGGGTGTTCACGATCACTACCAGCTTGCCATCCTGGATCGCGATAAGCTGGCGCGTATCTTGGACCGGGTTTTCGACTCCGGTGAGTTCCTGTCCGATTACGGCCTGCGTTCGCTCTCCCGCGAGTACGCCGAACATCCCTACGAGCTACGCGTGAATGGGCAGAGCTATCGGGTGGACTACCAGCCGGCCGAATCGGACAGCGGCTTGTTCGGGGGCAACTCCAACTGGCGCGGCCCGATCTGGTTCCCGTTGAACTATCTGATGGTCGAGGCGCTGCGCAGGCATGGACACCACTACGGCGATACGCTCATGGTCGAGTTGCCCACCGGTTCGGGTCAACAGGTTACCCTGAATGAAGCAGCCGACGAACTGTGCCGCCGGCTGGCGCGCCTCTTCTTACGAGATGAGAGCACCAGCGGTCGCCGGCCCGTCTTCGGCGACGAGGCGCTCTTTCAGGCCGATCCGAACTGGCGGGATCACGTGTTATTCTACGAGTACTTCCACGGCGACAGCGGGGCCGGTGTGGGCGCCAGCCATCAGACCGGCTGGACTGCCCTGGTGGCGAAGTTGATGCAGGACATATCGACATAAACCGTTGGGATGCTCTGACGCTTTGTGTGGTAGGGGCGAGGCATTTGCAGACATGAACTGGGAGATGATGACATTACAGTATTGGTATCTGTTCCCGGTCGCCATACTGGTGGCTACTATCGCTATGGCCTCAGGCGTCGGCGGAGCAACCTTCTTCACGCCGATCTTTATCCTTGGTTTAGGCCTGCCGGCAGAGGTGGCCATTGGCGTGGGGTTGATCACCGAGGTGTTTGGTTTTATCAGTGGCCTGTACGCCTACGTAAAAAAACGCCTTATCGATTACAGGCTGGGCCTGAGCTTGCTGGTTGTCACCATCCCCCTGGCTCTCATCGGCACCTGGGTGGCCGGCTATGTTGACTCGGAGATACTGAAGGTGATTCTGGGGGTTGGACTCTTCGCCATAGCGCTCAGCTTTCTGCGCGCTCCCGATCATCGCGATGTGGTCATCATGGATGATGTCATCGAAGATGAATACGGCGGCGACAAGGCAGAGACATGCCTGGTCACCTCTGATGGAGAACAAATTTGCTACACCGTCTGCAACAAGAATGAAGGACGATTGATTTCCGGCGTGGGCGGACTTTTCGTAGGCATGATCTCTACTGGACTTGGCGAGCTCAACGGTTATTTCCTGTTGCAACGTTGTCGTGTTCCCAGCGCCGTATCGGTTGCCACGAGCGTTTTCGTGGTGGCCTTCACGGCCCTTGCCGCGGCAACGGGTCACCTGGCTCAGTTTTTGCAGGCCGACTCGGAAGTAATGGCTCTCGTGCTGAGTATCGTCATCTTCACCGTTCCCGGCGTGATCATCGGCGCCCAGGCGGGATCGCGTGTCGCTCGCCGCATTTCACAGCACACCCTGGAGCGGGCTTTGGGCGTACTCTTCATTTTAGTGGCCGTCTTGACCTTAGGCGAAGCCATCCTGTAAGTAACGCTATGCGACGCGGTACAATGAAAACTCAACAAATTCAAGGAGAAGATAATGAAAAAATATGATGTGATTTGGATTGGAACGGGCCAGGCAACAGGCACGATTGTGCCGCGGCTGGTTGAAGCAGGCAAGACGGTGGCCATTGCCGAAGGCGGCCGTTTTGGCGGCAGTTGTGTCAACTACGGCTGTACCCCCACCAAGACGATTGTCGCCAGCGCCCGTGCGGCGCACATGGCTCGTCGCGGCCCCGATTTCGGGGTGAAGACCGGCGATATCAGCATCGACTTCGCCAAAGTGATGGAACGCCAAAACAACATGCGCAACGGCGCCAGTCAAGGGATGGAAAAGTGGCTGCGGGGCATGGATAACGTCGATATTTATGCCGATTACGCGACGTTCGTCGATTCGCACACGGTGCGTGTTGGTGATGAACTGATCGAGGGGGAAACGATCATCATCAATGCCGGCGCTCGTCCCCGCATGGTGCCGATCGATGGCATCGATGATGTGAATTGGCTGGATAACGCCCGCTTGCTGGATTTGAAGGAATTGCCCCAACATCTCGTCATCGTCGGCGGCAGCTATATCAGCCTGGAATTTGCCCAGGCCTTCCGCCGTCTGGGGAGTGAGGTGACTGTGCTGGGACATGGCGCGCAGCTCATGTTCCGGGAAGATGCTGACATCGCTGCCCTGGTCAAGGAGATTCTCGAAGGTGAGGGGATCACGATCCGCCTCAACGCCGACGTCAAGAGGTTGGCGCAGGTGGCTCCCCAGCAGATCGATATTTCCTTCGAGCAGGAGGGCGAAACCAAGCAGGTGCGGGGCACGCATCTCCTGCTGGCCGTAGGCCGAACCCCGAACAGCGACCGCCTCAATCTGGAAGCGGCCGGTGTCGAGGTCACTGCCCGTGGCTACATTCGCGTGAATGACGTGATGCAGACGAGCGTGCCGCACATCTTCGCCGTAGGCGATATCAACGGCGAGGGGGCTTTCACCCACACCTCGGTCAACGACGGCGAGATCTTCTGGGACTATTTCAGCGGCGACGATGACCGCATTCTGTCTGAAAGGATCCCCACGTATGCACTGTTTATTGACCCACCGTTAGGACGGGTTGGCATGTCTGAAAAGGAAGCGCGGGCCAGTGGCCTCAACGTGCTGATGGCAACCCGGCCCATGAAACATATTGCCAGGGCCAGGGAGAAGGATGAGACAGCGGGTCTGGTCAAGATACTGGTGGATGCGGATACGGAGGAGTTCCTGGGTGCGGCCATTCTCGGCGTAGGCGGCGATGAAGTCATCAACATGTTTACGCCGTTCATGTATACCAAACAATCGTACAAGCTCTTTCGCAAGGCCGTCCTCACGCACCCCACCGTGGCCGAATTGATGCCGTGGATTTTGGACGATTTGAAGCCGCTCGCGTTAATAGAGCAGTAGACTGGTAGATTGGTAGACTGGTTGACCAAGGCGTTATCTCCCCAGTTTCCCGGTCTACCAGTTCCATGCACGCAACACGAGGAAAACAAGGAGCATGATGCATAACGAGCAACCCCGAGCAGCGCAAGTGGCCGTGTGGAGCGAGTTGGCGGATCGTCAGCCAGCTTATGCGCTCGTAGCCAACGTGGACCTGGTGGTCATTCGCCACGACGATCAGGTGTCGGTGCTCTATGGCCGTTGCCTGCACCGCGGCGCGTTACTGTCCGACGGCCACATTCAAGGCGATGATCTGATCTGCGGCTTGCACAATTGGGATTATCGATACGACACGGGCGTCAGCGCCTACAACAATGAAGAAGCCCTGCCTGGATTCGGCGCCTGGGTGGACGCAGAACAGGATGCGGTTCTGGTGGATGAAGCGGAAATTGAGCGCTGGCATCGCGCCCATCCTCTGCCTTACCAGCGACAGGATTATCTCGGCCTTTATGCCGATGTGCATGGCGCGGCCGAGGAGCCGTACACGGCCACTATCCAGCGGCTTGCCAAACATGGCCTGAAAAAGGATGGCCATCATGGCAAAGTCTCGGCGATGGGTGTGCCTTTGGTCGAGCTGCCGCGTTGGGACGATATCCAAATACTGACGGCTCAACTGGCCAAACGCCCGCTGCTGGATGATGAACCGGTCGGAACCGATCTTGTCATCGGCCCGGCAGCGCGCAAGCCGCTGTGCTTGCAGATTCCGATCTTCGTCAGCGATATGAGTTTTGGCGCGCTCAGCGAAGAGGCGAAAATCTCTCTGGCCATGGGGGCTGAGATGGTCGGGACAGGTATCTGTTCGGGTGAGGGTGGGATGTTGCCGGAGGAGCAGCAGGCCAATAACCGCTACTTCTATGAGTTGGCGTCTGGGCGCTTTGGCTGGCAGTTGGACAAAGTGCGGCGCGTGCAGGCCTTTCATTTTAAAGGCGGGCAAGGGGCAAAAACAGGTACGGGAGGGCATCTTCCCGGTCACAAGGTCGTGGGAAGGATTGCCGAAGTGCGGGAGCTGGAACCCGGTTCCCCCGCCATCAGCCCGGCCACTTTTCCTGATCTCAAAACCATTGCTGATTTCCGGAATGTGGCGGCTCAGGTCAGAGATGTCACTGGCGGCATTCCCATCGGTTTTAAGCTTTCCGCCCAGCATATCGAAGATGACATCGACGCTGCCCTTGCCATCGGCGTCGATTATATCATCCTGGATGGCCGGGGTGGGGGGACCGGCGCCGCCCCTCTGATCTTCCGTGACAACATCTCAGTTCCGACCATTCCTGCACTGGCCCGCGCCCGCCGACATCTGGACAAACGGGGCGTCAGCGACCAGGTTACACTCATCATCACCGGCGGATTGCGCACTGAATCCGATTTCGTGAAGGCGTTGGCGCTCGGCGCAGATGGCGTCGCCATCTCCAATTCGGCCATGCAGGCCATCGGCTGTCTGGCCATGCGCGCCTGCCATACCAACAATTGCCCGGTCGGCATCGCCACGCAGAAAGAGCCTTTACGAAAACGATTGGAGATCCGCAAATCGGCTGTCCAGCTTGCCAACTTCCTGACAGCAACCGTTGAGTTGATGCAAGTCCTTGCTCGCGCCTGCGGGCATTCACACCTGAACCAATTCAATCGTGATGACTTGACGACCTGGAAGCGAGAGATGGCTGAACTGGCCGGCATTCGGTACGCGGGGGTACGGTCATGAACCAGGCGAACACAACGTACGACGTAGCGATTGTCGGCTCGGGCATCAACGGCTCGCTGCTGGGTGCCATCCTGGCCCGCAATGGGCTGAAAGTCATCATTTTCGAGGCTGGGGTCCATCCCAAGTTCGCCATCGGCGAGTCGATGATCCTGGAGACCTCGGAGATGCTGCGCGCGATCGCCGAGCTGTTTGGGGTGCCTGAGGCGGCTTACCTCAGCTCCGAAAATTACTTCGCCTACATCGGTGGTTCCCATGGCGTAAAGCGCCATTTCAGCTTTGTCCATCACAGCGAAGGCCAGCAACAAGACCCGAAACACGTTCTGCAAGCGGTGATCCCCAAGGCTCCCTATGGGCACGAACTACACGTTTACCGCCAGGACAGCGATTGCTATCTGACCACAGTGGCGATCTCCTGCGGCGCGCAGGTGCTGCAGGCCACCAAGGTGCAGGACATCACCATAGCTCCGGACGGGGTTGTCGTCATCACCGATCGGGGTAACTTCGACGCCGAGTACGTGGTGGACGCCGCCGGCTTCCGCTCGATCCTGGCCGAGCGCCTCGACCTGCGCGACAGGGACATGCTCAGCGACTCCCGGGCCATTTTCACCCACATGGTGGATGTGCCCTGCTTCAACGACGTGCGGGCATCGACCAAGGACTATGGTATTCCCTTCCGGTTCTCCGAGGGGACGCTGCATCAGATTTTCGAGGGCGGCTGGCTGTGGGTGATCCCCTTCAATAACCACGCCAGCGCAACCAATCCGCTGTGCAGCGTCGGCCTGTTGCTGGATTCGCGCTTTCACCCGCCGCGGCCCGATCTCAGCCCCGAGCAGGAGTTCCAGGCGTTTGTCGACCGTTATCCCAGCCTGCGTGCCCAATTCGACCAGGCCAAAGCGGTACGCGGCTGGACGCGGACAGGTCGCATCCAGTATACGGCCAGGCAAGTCGTCGGCGATCGCTTTGCTTTGCTGGGCCACGCGGCAGGCTTTGTCGATCCCCTCTATTCTAAAGGCCTCTACATTTCGTTCATGAGCACCGCGATGTTAGCCCACTTGCTGCTGGAGGCCCACCAGGAGGGCGACTACTCAGCGGCGCGCTTCCAGCCGCTGGAGAAGTTGACCCTGGCTTACGTGAGCGCTGCCGATCGCCTGGTGGCCAACTCGTTCAAGTCGTGGGGCAACATCGAACTGTGGAATGTCTACGCGGTGCTGTGGCTGCTGGGTGCCTATCTGGAGTATCTCAAACTGACCAGCGCCCGGCTGCGCGCCGGCAGCCGCCAGGCATATATCGATGAGATCCAGGGGCTGCACCTGGTGGGCGGCGGCTATGAGGCGTTCGACCAACTGGCGGAGGAGATCGACTCCATCGTGGAGGCTGTGGACATCGACGATGACGCCGCTGTTGCGCGCGCCGTTGTCCAGATTCGCGACCTGTTCGCCGCCATCGATTTCATGCCCGAGGCATTTAATCAGCTCCTGGCCGGCGAAAATCACTTGCCGGTCAGGAAACTGCGGTTGAGCCTGCTCAAACCGGGTGAAGGCTTTCTTGGGCAAGGGCGCTATCGGGAACACTTCTTCGGCTCTGGCTCTGTCGTCGACCTGGCTCAGCTTTATCTGCGCGAGCAGGTGGTCTATGCGACGCCTGGGCTATCGGGGCCTGTTCAACGATAATACACGACGGATCACCAGGAGGGGGTGAGGCGTTCCTGGCAGATAGTGGCAAAATAACCATTCATAGAAGTCGTACTAACAACCTATCAGGAGAAAAAAATGTCTTACAATACAATCGTTGCTGAGCAGACCGTCGCAGCAAGCGATGGTCTGGCTGACACGACTCTGGCCGGGGCTTTCCCTGGCCCCGGGGTAGAAGTGCTGCCCATGGATGAGTACAATCGCAAGCTGGTTGCCAACGTGCATCCGGCGGACTGGCAGAATCCCAGGGTCGACGGTCGCTACAACCTGGTCGTCATCGGCGGAGGCACGGCCGGGTTGATCGGTGCCCTGGGCACGGCTGGATTGGGTGGCAAGGCAGCCTTGATTGAGCGCCATCTACTGGGCGGCGACTGCCTCAACTGGGGCTGCGTGCCCTCCAAGAGCCTCATCCGCTCGGCCAGGGTGATCGGCGAGCTGCGCAAGGCAGCCGAGTTGGGCATTATCGTTCCGGACGGCGTTCAGGTCGATTTCGGCGCGATCATGGCGCGGATGCGTGCTCTGCGCGCTGACATCAGCCACGACGACTCCATGGACCGGCTCGTACGGGACGGTGTCGAGGTCTTTCTGGGCGAGGCCCGCTTCACCGCCCCGGATACTGTCGAGGTCTTCGACGGCCAGGAACGGCAGACGCTGCGCTTCGCCAAGGCGCTGATCGCCACGGGCGGACGGGCGCGTGAGCTCCCGTTGCCTGGCCTGGCCGAGGCCGGCTATCTGACCAACGAGACTCTCTTTCAGCTGACCGAGCAGCCGCGGCGGATGGCGGTGATCG comes from Chloroflexota bacterium and encodes:
- a CDS encoding TVP38/TMEM64 family protein gives rise to the protein MAIPSSPEIETTTISADISERRWLGSLQRAWPKLLGLVIWLALLGAYWYYVRVSGLTPLQTVQRLVEFLAGNPLGVLVYVLLYMLRPVLFFPATLLTLAAGYLYGPFYGIAIVIVASNLSAMVAYFIGRFFGAGIVDRSSGSGALQQYTERMRQNSFETVLILRFLFLPYDLVSYFSGFLRVEWKGFLLATALGSIPGTISFVMFGAAIEGGFTGELPRLNPGSLAVAAAMFVVSIGLSRWFKRREARREPLTSEGVS
- a CDS encoding glucosidase — translated: MNSQKKQTAEHQRLADSEARQADWKHWGPYVSDRAWGTVREDYSPGGRVWQYFPHDHARSRAYRWNEDGLGGFSNRFQNLVLAVALWNEHDPILKERLFGVTGNEGNHGEDVKEYYFYLDGTPTHTYQKMLYKYPQVEYPYGRLVEENRRRGKHEPEFELIDALREVFEQGRYFDIFIEYAKAGQEDILCRITAVNRGPHPAPIHILPHLWFRNTWTWRQGKPRPELRAVAQNAAQVEAPHLGPRWWYARRGDPFAQHPAASTERAAGTEAPLLLFTENETNAERLFGHASATAYVKDGINDAVVHGHLDRVNPEQRGSKVAAHFQAVVPPGETFMVHVRFTDTPAEVPFADFDAIFARRIAEADEFYAVIASPGLSEDERLVQRQALAGITWSKQFYHYSVERWMDGDPGQAQPPAGRLDGRNTGWRHLYALDVLSMPDKWEYPWFAAWDLAFHAVPIAMIDSEWAKRQLLLLLREWYMHPNGQIPGYEWNFSDVNPPVHAWAALQVYRIDREQRGEGDADFLERVFHKLLLNFTWWVNRVDADDRNVFQGGFLGLDNIGLFDRSAPLPTGGHIEQTDGTAWMAMFSLNMLAISLELARTRPAYEDVATKFFEHFIYIADAFYNLGDADVSLWDEEDGFFYNVLHMPDGRFTQVKVRSFVGLLPLLAVETLEPEILERLPRFRRRLEWFLRYRPGLIANVASLTEKGVHDHYQLAILDRDKLARILDRVFDSGEFLSDYGLRSLSREYAEHPYELRVNGQSYRVDYQPAESDSGLFGGNSNWRGPIWFPLNYLMVEALRRHGHHYGDTLMVELPTGSGQQVTLNEAADELCRRLARLFLRDESTSGRRPVFGDEALFQADPNWRDHVLFYEYFHGDSGAGVGASHQTGWTALVAKLMQDIST
- a CDS encoding sulfite exporter TauE/SafE family protein codes for the protein MMTLQYWYLFPVAILVATIAMASGVGGATFFTPIFILGLGLPAEVAIGVGLITEVFGFISGLYAYVKKRLIDYRLGLSLLVVTIPLALIGTWVAGYVDSEILKVILGVGLFAIALSFLRAPDHRDVVIMDDVIEDEYGGDKAETCLVTSDGEQICYTVCNKNEGRLISGVGGLFVGMISTGLGELNGYFLLQRCRVPSAVSVATSVFVVAFTALAAATGHLAQFLQADSEVMALVLSIVIFTVPGVIIGAQAGSRVARRISQHTLERALGVLFILVAVLTLGEAIL
- a CDS encoding mercuric reductase — protein: MKKYDVIWIGTGQATGTIVPRLVEAGKTVAIAEGGRFGGSCVNYGCTPTKTIVASARAAHMARRGPDFGVKTGDISIDFAKVMERQNNMRNGASQGMEKWLRGMDNVDIYADYATFVDSHTVRVGDELIEGETIIINAGARPRMVPIDGIDDVNWLDNARLLDLKELPQHLVIVGGSYISLEFAQAFRRLGSEVTVLGHGAQLMFREDADIAALVKEILEGEGITIRLNADVKRLAQVAPQQIDISFEQEGETKQVRGTHLLLAVGRTPNSDRLNLEAAGVEVTARGYIRVNDVMQTSVPHIFAVGDINGEGAFTHTSVNDGEIFWDYFSGDDDRILSERIPTYALFIDPPLGRVGMSEKEARASGLNVLMATRPMKHIARAREKDETAGLVKILVDADTEEFLGAAILGVGGDEVINMFTPFMYTKQSYKLFRKAVLTHPTVAELMPWILDDLKPLALIEQ
- a CDS encoding glutamate synthase-related protein, with product MHNEQPRAAQVAVWSELADRQPAYALVANVDLVVIRHDDQVSVLYGRCLHRGALLSDGHIQGDDLICGLHNWDYRYDTGVSAYNNEEALPGFGAWVDAEQDAVLVDEAEIERWHRAHPLPYQRQDYLGLYADVHGAAEEPYTATIQRLAKHGLKKDGHHGKVSAMGVPLVELPRWDDIQILTAQLAKRPLLDDEPVGTDLVIGPAARKPLCLQIPIFVSDMSFGALSEEAKISLAMGAEMVGTGICSGEGGMLPEEQQANNRYFYELASGRFGWQLDKVRRVQAFHFKGGQGAKTGTGGHLPGHKVVGRIAEVRELEPGSPAISPATFPDLKTIADFRNVAAQVRDVTGGIPIGFKLSAQHIEDDIDAALAIGVDYIILDGRGGGTGAAPLIFRDNISVPTIPALARARRHLDKRGVSDQVTLIITGGLRTESDFVKALALGADGVAISNSAMQAIGCLAMRACHTNNCPVGIATQKEPLRKRLEIRKSAVQLANFLTATVELMQVLARACGHSHLNQFNRDDLTTWKREMAELAGIRYAGVRS
- a CDS encoding NAD(P)/FAD-dependent oxidoreductase produces the protein MNQANTTYDVAIVGSGINGSLLGAILARNGLKVIIFEAGVHPKFAIGESMILETSEMLRAIAELFGVPEAAYLSSENYFAYIGGSHGVKRHFSFVHHSEGQQQDPKHVLQAVIPKAPYGHELHVYRQDSDCYLTTVAISCGAQVLQATKVQDITIAPDGVVVITDRGNFDAEYVVDAAGFRSILAERLDLRDRDMLSDSRAIFTHMVDVPCFNDVRASTKDYGIPFRFSEGTLHQIFEGGWLWVIPFNNHASATNPLCSVGLLLDSRFHPPRPDLSPEQEFQAFVDRYPSLRAQFDQAKAVRGWTRTGRIQYTARQVVGDRFALLGHAAGFVDPLYSKGLYISFMSTAMLAHLLLEAHQEGDYSAARFQPLEKLTLAYVSAADRLVANSFKSWGNIELWNVYAVLWLLGAYLEYLKLTSARLRAGSRQAYIDEIQGLHLVGGGYEAFDQLAEEIDSIVEAVDIDDDAAVARAVVQIRDLFAAIDFMPEAFNQLLAGENHLPVRKLRLSLLKPGEGFLGQGRYREHFFGSGSVVDLAQLYLREQVVYATPGLSGPVQR